The Epinephelus lanceolatus isolate andai-2023 chromosome 11, ASM4190304v1, whole genome shotgun sequence genome window below encodes:
- the LOC117270027 gene encoding uncharacterized protein LOC117270027, producing MLCRLYLAALHYNENTGRPQATSTSGELLYRVNFPKSKHGECTAKPVKAEPTFHYVDALLDLIFEKVFQDPAPYVNEVLKLTIPEDLSAQYERPDKLDVIASYVSRFNQGQV from the exons ATGTTATGCAG ACTCTACCTGGCTGCCCTGCATTACAATGAAAATACTGGCCGACCACAGGCAACATCTACAAGTGGAGAGCTGCTGTACAGAGTCAACTTCCCCAAATCTAAACATGGAGAATGCACCGCAAAGCCTGTGAAAGCAGAGCCAACATTCC ACTACGTTGATGCACTGTTGGACCTGATCTTCGAGAAGGTTTTCCAGGACCCTGCCCCATATGTGAACGAGGTGCTGAAACTTACAATCCCTGAAGACCTCTCTGCTCAGTATGAAAGACCCGACAAGCTGGATGTTATAGCCAGTTACGTGTCAAGGTTCAACCAAGGACAGGTCTGA
- the LOC117250595 gene encoding uncharacterized protein LOC117250595, with protein sequence MYKSKFRVHSFQTNTMDEGRVRGRRIRVRGGRGAGHERRGAGQRGRGVQIRGGRGAGQRGRGEGPGGRGEGPGGRARQPRTIITDEMRATVIDHVIVHGMTMAEAGLRVRPNLSRFTVANIIRAFRQHNRVERMPHRGGRAAIFTAAQETLIVDMVRENNLIRLREIRDKVIADNVNFESIDDVSLATIDRVLRRQKMWMKQVYRVPFERNSARHKDPRYKYVQRILQLDAMARPHEYLFLDEAGFNLQKRRQRGLNIIGQRAITEVPGQRGGNITLCAAMGSEGLVHWHAVLGSYNTQRLLTFLEELKDILLDRQQHHPGPAHPIYVIIWDNVRFHRTNQIREWFATNSNQFLNVCLPPYSPFLNPIEEFFSSWRWKVYDRQPYTRENLLRAMELACADIPVEAFQGWIRHSRGFFPRCLARENIACDVDEVMWPDAAQRHDAAQ encoded by the exons ATGTATAAAAGCAAGTTCAGAGTGCACAgtttccaaacaaacacaatggaTGAAGGCAGAGTCAGGGGAAGACGAATCCGagtcagaggagggagaggagctgGCCATGAAAGAAGAGGAGCAGGCCAACGAGGAAGAGGAGTTCAaatcagaggaggaagaggagcaggccaacgaggaagaggagaaggtccaggagggagaggagaaggtcCAGGAGGAAGAGCAAGACAACCTCGCACCATCATTACAGACGAGATGCGAGCAACAGTCATTGACCATGTCATTGTCCATGGCATGACAATGGCTGAAGCAGGACTAAGAGTCCGTCCAAACCTGAGTAGGTTCACCGTGGCCAACATTATCAGGGCATTCAGACAACACAACAG aGTTGAAAGAATGCCACATAGAGGTGGGAGGGCTGCCATATTTACAGCGGCACAAGAAACCCTCATTGTGGATATGGTTCGTGAGAACAACCTCATCAGACTCCGGGAGATCAGAGACAAAGTCATTGCCGATAATGTCAACTTTGAGAGCATTGATGATGTCAGCTTGGCCACAATAGACCGAGTTCTCCGGCGCCAAAAGATGTGGATGAAACAGGTCTATAGGGTTCCCTTTGAGCGCAACTCTGCGCGACACAAAGACCCACGTTACAAGTATGTGCAA aggATATTACAGTTGGACGCGATGGCCAGACCTCATGAGTACCTCTTCCTGGATGAGGCTGGCTTCAACTTGCAGAAACGAAGGCAAAGAGGCCTTAACATCATTGGCCAAAGAGCCATCACTGAGGTTCCTGGCCAACGGGGGGGTAATATTACTCTTTGTGCGGCCATGGGTTCGGAGGGGCTTGTCCACTGGCATGCTGTCCTTGGGTCTTACAACACCCAACGTCTCCTCACCTTCCTAGAGGAGCTAAAAGACATCCTCCTGGACCGCCAACAACACCATCCTGGGCCCGCACATCCCATTTATGTGATCATTTGGGACAATGTCCGCTTCCACAGAACAAACCAAATCAGAGAGTGGTTCGCCACCAACAGTAACCAGTTTTTAAACGTCTGTCTGCCACCCTACTCCCCTTTCCTGAACCCTATAGAGGAGTTCTTCTCATCGTGGAGATGGAAGGTTTATGACAGACAACCATACACTAGAGAGAACCTCCTAAGGGCAATGGAGCTGGCCTGTGCTGACATCCCAGTGGAGGCCTTCCAAGGATGGATTCGCCATTCCAGGGGGTTTTTCCCGCGGTGCCTGGCAAGAGAAAATATAGCCTGCGATGTGGATGAAGTGATGTGGCCCGATGCAGCTCAGCGACATGATGCCGCACAGTGA